DNA from Geobacillus vulcani PSS1:
GGTCGATGCAGCCATCCCGTTGGCGACATCGTACACGTCTTCTAGCTGAAACGTCCCCGATTGCCAAACGTATTTTTCCATCGTCTGGTGCTGGTAATCGACAAGCCAGTACTCACGGACTCCCGCTTTCTCATAATAATGACGCTTAAACAGGCGGTCGTTGCGGGCCGTACTTGGCGACAACACTTCCACCACAAGGTCAGGGGCGCCATAACACCGCCCTTGGCGCAGTTTCGTTCGGTCGCAAATAATGGCTAGATCCGGCAACACGGTCACGTTTCGCTTTCCTTTTTGTTCGTCTTCAAACAAAAAAACGACTTGGAGATTGCTGCCGAATACAAGGCAAGGACTTCCTTTTAACGCCATGCGAAACTCGGCAATCAAATTGGCGACCACGCCTTCATGCTCATAAGGAGCTGGGGACATTAACACAATCGTTCCTTCGTACAGCTCCATCCGCTCGTCTCCAGCTAAAGAAAAAAACTCGCCCAGCGTGTACCGGCGTTGCTCATCCGGTTGGCTCATGCCACTCCCCCTCTCGCACATGCTCTTTTTTCTTTTTTTCTATTGTAAGCAAACCGTTCACGCACCGACAATCACCTTTCCTCCCCTCGCGCGAAAAAAAGCGCCCTGCCTAACCGGCAGCGCACTTTCATCAACGTCTTATCCTTTTACAAACACCGTCTTGATCGCCGTGAAAAACTCGATAGCGGCCCGCCCTTGTTCCCGCGAATGGGAGCTCGACTGCTTCATGCCGCCAAACGGCGCTTGCAGTTCAACTCCTGCGCTTTCCTCATTAATCCGCACAAGCCCGGCTTCGATATCCTGAATGAACGCGAGCATCTTGCCGATATTTTTTGTGAAAATTGAGGCGCTCAATCCAAACGGCGTGTCATTGGCTAACGCCAATGCTTCCTCAAACGTCTCCACTTTGAGTAAGGCGAGCACCGGCCCGAAAATTTCCTCGCGGGCGATCGTCATGTTCGGGGATACGTTCTCAAACACCGTCGGCTCCACATAAAAACCGGTGCCGAACTCCCCGTCGTCCAAGCGGCGGCCGCCACAAAGCAATGTCGCCCCTTCTTCGATTCCTTTTTGAATGTAATAAAGAACCGTCTCCAACTGCTTCTGGCTGG
Protein-coding regions in this window:
- a CDS encoding Uma2 family endonuclease, which codes for MSQPDEQRRYTLGEFFSLAGDERMELYEGTIVLMSPAPYEHEGVVANLIAEFRMALKGSPCLVFGSNLQVVFLFEDEQKGKRNVTVLPDLAIICDRTKLRQGRCYGAPDLVVEVLSPSTARNDRLFKRHYYEKAGVREYWLVDYQHQTMEKYVWQSGTFQLEDVYDVANGMAASTVFPEVRFSVKEIFAFLSS